CTGAGCACCGACCTGCTGCCGGGCAAGGGGAGCAATGCCGGCGCTGCGCTGGCACTGGCCGATCGGTTGCTCGACGCCGAGCACGACCCCGGCACCATCGTGTTCTTCACCAGCGGATTCGACGATGCGCAGATCCCCGCCTTCGTAGCGCACCACCAGCATTCGCGGCAGCAGGTGTTGATGCTTGCGGTGGGTACGACCAGAGGCGGCCCGCTGCGCACGGCGAATGGCGGTGAACAGACGGGGGAAGACGGCGCGCCCGTGGTAGCGAAGCTTGATGACAAGGCGCTGCAACGGCTCGCATCGCAGGCACATATTCCATTGGCCAGCATCACCTCGAGCAATGACGACATGCAGTGGGTGCAACGCGAGGCGGTGCATCACCTGCAGATCGTCAACGATAAATCGTCCGTGCACTGGAAAGAGTACGGCTACTACCTTTGCTATCCCCTGGTGCTGATCGCTTTGTTCTGGTTCCGGCGCGGCTGGATGGTGCGCTGGGTGTTCATACTGGGGTTCGTCGGGCTGAGTGCTTTGCCGTCACCCGCCACTGCCGCCGACTGGCACGTGGCCGATTGGTTCTTCACCCCCGACCAGCAGGGGCGCTGGTACTACGAGCACCGGGATTTCGGCAGTGCGGCTGAGCATTTTCAAAGCCCTTATTGGAAGGCGTGGGCGCTCTATCAGCATGGACGCTGGGACGAAGCACAGAAGATCTTCGAGACGTTGCCCGGGTCGGATGCGAAGTTCATGTCCGGCAATAGCTACGCGCACCAGTTCGAATATCAGGAGGCCAAGGATGCCTACAACGACGCGTTGCGCCTGCGTTTTCCCTTTCCCGAAGCCGAAGCCAATCTACGGTTGATGGACACGCTGATGAAGCAGCGGGCGGAGGTGCCACCGGAGACCAAGGACGAGGACAACACGCCCGACAAGATCAAGGAAGACAAAGAGGGCAAGAAGGGCGATGAGA
This genomic window from Dyella terrae contains:
- a CDS encoding VWA domain-containing protein translates to MDQGFHFIRPLWLLLLPLGPLLLWWWQRRNDPLQRWKGMIAPHLLAHLVVGDSEHWRARPIHLVCAVLVIGSIACAGPTWELESPPFAEDRAPMMVAMDLSPAMNAMDVSPTRLERAKQKVRDLTALRVGGRTGLIVYTNTAHMVLPPTDDAALMEMFLSALSTDLLPGKGSNAGAALALADRLLDAEHDPGTIVFFTSGFDDAQIPAFVAHHQHSRQQVLMLAVGTTRGGPLRTANGGEQTGEDGAPVVAKLDDKALQRLASQAHIPLASITSSNDDMQWVQREAVHHLQIVNDKSSVHWKEYGYYLCYPLVLIALFWFRRGWMVRWVFILGFVGLSALPSPATAADWHVADWFFTPDQQGRWYYEHRDFGSAAEHFQSPYWKAWALYQHGRWDEAQKIFETLPGSDAKFMSGNSYAHQFEYQEAKDAYNDALRLRFPFPEAEANLRLMDTLMKQRAEVPPETKDEDNTPDKIKEDKEGKKGDEKEEAMGKRPIALPADVWMRNLSVSPADFLRTKFSIENGPPAPRVPAPATSAPGPSP